The Skermanella pratensis genome has a window encoding:
- a CDS encoding VOC family protein has translation MAKVIHAMIRVLDEDRSRDFYGRAFGLEAADRYEFEGFTLVYLRNREADFEVELTVNHGRTEPYVHGDGYGHIAVAVDDLDAEHGRFTRLGFNPNPIKEFMRDGALMARFFFVQDPDGYKVEVLQRHGRYR, from the coding sequence ATGGCCAAAGTCATCCACGCGATGATCCGCGTGCTGGATGAGGACAGGTCGCGCGACTTCTACGGCCGGGCATTCGGCCTGGAGGCGGCGGACCGTTACGAGTTCGAGGGTTTCACCCTCGTTTACCTGCGCAACCGGGAGGCCGACTTCGAGGTCGAGCTGACCGTCAATCACGGCCGGACCGAACCCTATGTCCATGGCGACGGATACGGGCACATCGCGGTCGCCGTGGACGACCTGGACGCCGAGCACGGCCGGTTCACCCGGCTCGGCTTCAACCCCAACCCGATCAAGGAATTCATGCGCGACGGCGCCCTCATGGCGCGCTTCTTCTTCGTGCAGGACCCCGACGGCTACAAGGTGGAGGTGCTGCAGCGCCACGGCCGATACCGCTGA
- a CDS encoding right-handed parallel beta-helix repeat-containing protein, whose protein sequence is MTPFSNIAPQRTIWVSNKGSNSNSGSESSPFKTIQAALDKATPGTAVMVKAGTYVENVNFKHSGTEKAPIWLISADGNGAAKIKPASGGTATIAGFGEENIVVRGFDVTAQSKQNGIQFGMAGTDFKDMVKNIVVEDNIIRGAGMDGIKISQGDNIHILDNTIIGAGDQGIDFVAVNDSVIARNDISKVTGVAGLFAKGGSTNVRIEYNRVHDVDVDGISIGGWTTPKWMRPGMRDYEAKNVVAIGNEVFDVGKRPLNFLGAVDSTATGNLLAGNPKYYTVVNVAAGKTGGQATPSSDITITNNTINRSNNWLNVESGQGKGLQVSNNRFDGVWNGKAGPNSGGPASGGTPPKPSDPVDTVTVTDASYTMPSSVENANVTRSAGSKVTGNAKDNVIKGGAGNDVLDGGAGNDRLTGGGGNDVFVIAKGKGNDVITDFKAGAGAGDTVRLEGGSFTSFAAVKAAMKQSGADVVLDLGGGQTLKFLNTKLAAFAADDFGFSPAGSGSAPTPLPTVAQWRESAGFTATLKGTSKADILTGTDKNEQLDGGSGHDVMKGGKGDDTYVAGSIYDKVVEKPGEGIDTVKVWDVAFTAPDNVENLIGLRAGGMTLTGNGLSNIIKGNDGKDIITGGGGADLLYGGGGSDRFVFNGLGDKGDVIMDFKVGQDILDLRPLMSGHGSDYAVEVVAKGPSAVAVWVHHDGKVDELVTLMGIGSNDVGSMQPGKAAWLLA, encoded by the coding sequence GTGACCCCGTTTTCCAACATCGCGCCGCAGCGCACCATTTGGGTTTCCAACAAGGGCAGCAACAGCAACAGTGGATCGGAAAGCTCACCATTCAAAACGATCCAGGCTGCATTGGACAAGGCGACGCCTGGAACGGCCGTCATGGTGAAGGCCGGCACGTATGTTGAGAACGTCAACTTCAAGCACAGCGGTACGGAAAAGGCGCCGATCTGGTTGATCTCGGCCGACGGCAACGGAGCGGCGAAGATCAAGCCCGCCAGTGGCGGGACCGCGACGATCGCCGGTTTCGGCGAGGAGAACATCGTCGTCCGCGGCTTCGACGTGACCGCGCAGTCCAAGCAGAACGGCATTCAGTTCGGCATGGCCGGTACTGACTTCAAGGACATGGTCAAGAACATCGTCGTCGAGGACAATATCATCCGCGGCGCCGGCATGGATGGCATCAAGATCTCCCAGGGCGACAACATCCATATCCTGGACAACACCATCATCGGCGCCGGCGACCAGGGCATCGATTTCGTGGCGGTCAATGACAGCGTCATCGCCCGCAACGACATTTCCAAGGTCACCGGCGTCGCGGGCCTGTTCGCCAAGGGCGGCTCGACGAATGTCCGGATCGAGTACAACAGGGTCCACGACGTCGATGTCGACGGCATCTCCATCGGCGGCTGGACGACGCCCAAGTGGATGCGCCCGGGCATGCGCGACTACGAAGCGAAGAACGTCGTCGCGATCGGCAACGAGGTCTTCGACGTGGGCAAGCGCCCGCTCAACTTCCTGGGCGCGGTCGACAGCACGGCGACCGGCAACCTGCTGGCCGGCAATCCCAAATACTACACCGTCGTCAACGTCGCGGCCGGCAAGACCGGCGGCCAGGCCACTCCGTCTTCGGACATCACGATCACCAACAACACCATCAACCGGTCGAACAACTGGCTGAACGTCGAGTCCGGGCAGGGCAAGGGCCTGCAGGTTTCGAACAACCGCTTCGACGGCGTGTGGAACGGCAAGGCCGGTCCCAACTCGGGAGGTCCCGCCTCCGGCGGGACGCCGCCCAAGCCGTCCGATCCGGTCGACACCGTGACGGTGACCGACGCCTCCTACACCATGCCGTCGTCGGTCGAGAACGCCAACGTGACGCGCTCGGCCGGCTCCAAGGTCACCGGCAATGCCAAGGACAACGTGATCAAGGGCGGCGCGGGCAACGACGTGCTTGATGGTGGCGCGGGCAACGATCGCCTGACGGGCGGCGGCGGCAACGATGTGTTCGTCATCGCCAAGGGCAAGGGCAACGACGTCATCACCGACTTCAAGGCCGGGGCTGGCGCGGGCGACACCGTGCGCCTGGAAGGGGGCTCCTTCACCAGCTTCGCGGCGGTCAAGGCGGCCATGAAGCAGTCGGGCGCCGATGTCGTGCTGGACCTGGGCGGCGGGCAGACGCTCAAGTTCCTGAACACCAAGCTCGCCGCCTTCGCCGCCGACGATTTCGGCTTCAGCCCGGCCGGCTCCGGTTCGGCGCCGACGCCGTTGCCCACCGTGGCCCAATGGCGGGAGAGCGCCGGCTTCACCGCGACGCTCAAGGGTACGTCGAAGGCCGACATCCTGACCGGTACCGACAAGAACGAACAGCTCGACGGCGGCTCCGGCCATGACGTCATGAAAGGCGGCAAGGGCGACGACACCTACGTGGCCGGGAGCATCTACGACAAGGTGGTCGAGAAGCCGGGCGAGGGCATCGACACCGTCAAGGTCTGGGACGTCGCCTTCACGGCGCCCGACAATGTCGAGAACCTGATCGGGCTCAGGGCCGGCGGCATGACCCTGACCGGCAACGGCCTGTCGAACATCATCAAGGGCAATGACGGCAAGGACATCATCACTGGGGGTGGCGGCGCCGACCTGCTGTACGGCGGCGGCGGAAGCGACAGGTTCGTGTTCAACGGCCTTGGAGACAAGGGCGACGTGATCATGGACTTCAAGGTCGGCCAGGATATCCTGGACCTTCGGCCCCTGATGTCGGGCCATGGCTCGGACTACGCTGTCGAGGTGGTCGCCAAGGGGCCGAGCGCCGTGGCCGTCTGGGTCCATCACGACGGCAAGGTGGACGAGTTGGTGACCCTGATGGGTATCGGGTCCAACGATGTCGGCTCGATGCAGCCGGGCAAGGCGGCGTGGCTGCTGGCCTGA
- a CDS encoding response regulator has translation MLIVEDNAFNLKLLDDLLQAAGYTTLTATDGEQALDQALQFMPNVILLDIGLPDMSGVDVARAIRSSDQLRKIPVIAVTAYATPEDEAVIRLAGCDEYVAKPISAPELLKLVRRHASFRLVGQEGDGKEGGRDGS, from the coding sequence GTGCTGATCGTTGAAGACAACGCATTCAATTTGAAGCTGCTGGACGACCTGCTGCAGGCGGCCGGCTACACGACCTTGACGGCGACCGATGGCGAGCAGGCGCTTGACCAGGCGTTGCAGTTCATGCCGAACGTCATCCTGCTGGATATCGGCCTGCCCGACATGTCGGGCGTCGATGTCGCCAGGGCGATCAGGAGCAGCGATCAGCTCCGCAAGATCCCCGTGATCGCGGTGACCGCCTATGCGACGCCGGAGGATGAGGCCGTGATCCGTCTTGCCGGGTGCGACGAGTACGTGGCGAAGCCGATTTCCGCGCCCGAACTGCTCAAGCTGGTCCGACGGCACGCCAGCTTCCGGCTCGTCGGACAAGAGGGAGACGGGAAAGAGGGAGGAAGGGACGGATCTTGA
- a CDS encoding YcbK family protein: MVSGMVNYRLIFWVDVETKSSHGHCSRDDINHNGAGFMHFRGKSGAVSRRSLLAGGISAALLSVIRPAAAAVAPVKDRQLHLYHRQTGEFFKETYFEDGFYRVDALDQINWVLRDWRTDATTPIDPALLDILYNVANSVDAGKPFEILSGYRTPATNAALRRHGIRTASHSYHMVGQAVDITLPGVSLRNMRKAALALGKGGVGYYPRSGFIHVDTGDVRQWNGR; the protein is encoded by the coding sequence TTGGTCTCCGGCATGGTTAATTATCGTTTAATTTTTTGGGTTGACGTCGAAACAAAATCCAGTCATGGGCATTGCTCGCGTGACGATATTAACCATAATGGGGCTGGTTTTATGCATTTTCGCGGTAAATCAGGGGCGGTGTCGAGGCGATCGCTGTTGGCGGGCGGGATTTCCGCAGCACTCCTCTCAGTGATCAGGCCAGCCGCCGCGGCGGTCGCTCCGGTGAAGGATAGACAGCTTCACCTTTACCATCGCCAGACCGGCGAATTCTTCAAGGAAACCTATTTCGAAGACGGCTTTTACCGGGTCGATGCGCTGGACCAGATCAACTGGGTGCTGCGTGACTGGCGAACCGACGCGACGACCCCGATAGACCCCGCCCTGCTCGACATCCTGTACAACGTCGCGAACAGCGTCGATGCCGGCAAGCCTTTCGAGATCCTGTCCGGGTACCGCACGCCCGCGACCAACGCGGCCCTGCGCCGGCACGGCATCCGGACGGCTTCGCACAGTTATCATATGGTTGGCCAAGCGGTCGACATCACGCTTCCGGGAGTCAGCCTGCGCAATATGCGGAAGGCCGCCCTCGCGCTCGGCAAGGGCGGCGTCGGCTATTATCCCAGGTCGGGCTTCATCCACGTCGATACCGGCGACGTCCGGCAGTGGAACGGTCGCTGA
- a CDS encoding right-handed parallel beta-helix repeat-containing protein has protein sequence MLKRRSDCNAQSKSGMIMGDRLIWVSKSGSNSNSGSSSSPLKTIQAAIDRASGGTDIMVKAGTYVENVRVRKDDISLISADGNHEATIKAASQGRAAISGFGVEGIKIKGFEIDGPSGSNAVHFGMSGRGFGDPIRDLTIQDNKIHSSGLDGIKVSQAYNVKVLNNDVSGSGEEGIDFVAVNNSRIAGNDVSGSDGPSALGVKGGSSNVTIENNKVWDSKAAGISVGGWTTDKWMWPNARSYEAKDLTVVGNEVRDVGKAAILVSGARDSYIGDNYLDPDNGQKAAIWVDRSKAAHPSPIYSKDISIEGNFFESSKLVQVNKGNGGGLDVSDNTAAASGQKGAWASARSAGDVAGASDEAASGVIAIAREDLPEGYDLRNGGDLPDVRIVVGDESVVYTPIRDGGVDAGNLPDDAVPAADYLFFKTADKPAGSDAADDAAAILTGWHAIDGAPQPELPGIDQASSSASGWML, from the coding sequence TTGCTCAAGCGGAGATCGGACTGTAACGCACAATCAAAGAGTGGCATGATAATGGGCGATCGTCTGATCTGGGTTTCCAAATCCGGAAGCAACTCCAACTCCGGCAGTTCTTCATCTCCCCTGAAAACTATTCAGGCTGCAATCGACCGCGCTTCGGGTGGCACCGACATCATGGTCAAGGCGGGCACCTATGTTGAGAATGTCCGGGTCCGAAAGGATGACATTTCGCTGATTTCGGCTGATGGAAACCATGAGGCGACGATCAAGGCGGCCTCTCAGGGACGTGCGGCGATCAGCGGCTTCGGGGTCGAGGGGATCAAGATCAAGGGCTTCGAGATCGACGGGCCGTCCGGTTCAAACGCCGTCCATTTCGGCATGTCGGGCCGCGGCTTCGGCGATCCGATCCGCGACCTGACCATCCAGGACAACAAGATCCACAGTTCCGGCCTGGACGGCATCAAGGTTTCGCAGGCATACAACGTCAAAGTGCTGAACAACGATGTGTCCGGCTCCGGCGAAGAGGGGATCGACTTCGTCGCGGTCAATAATTCGCGCATCGCGGGCAACGACGTGTCCGGCAGCGACGGGCCGTCCGCTCTCGGGGTCAAGGGCGGATCGTCCAACGTCACGATCGAGAACAACAAGGTCTGGGATTCCAAGGCCGCGGGCATCAGCGTGGGCGGCTGGACGACGGACAAGTGGATGTGGCCGAACGCGCGCAGCTATGAGGCCAAGGACCTGACGGTCGTCGGCAACGAGGTCCGGGACGTGGGCAAGGCCGCCATCCTCGTCTCCGGCGCGCGGGACAGCTATATCGGCGACAACTATCTTGACCCCGATAACGGCCAGAAGGCCGCGATCTGGGTGGATCGCAGCAAGGCGGCCCACCCGAGCCCCATCTACTCCAAGGACATCTCCATCGAGGGCAACTTCTTCGAAAGCTCCAAACTGGTGCAGGTGAACAAGGGCAACGGCGGCGGCTTGGATGTCAGCGACAACACCGCGGCCGCCTCTGGGCAGAAGGGCGCCTGGGCTTCCGCCAGGAGCGCGGGCGACGTGGCCGGGGCCTCGGACGAAGCGGCCTCCGGCGTGATCGCGATCGCCCGTGAGGATCTGCCGGAGGGCTACGACCTCCGGAACGGCGGAGACCTGCCGGACGTCCGCATCGTCGTGGGCGACGAGTCCGTGGTCTATACCCCGATCCGCGACGGCGGCGTCGATGCGGGGAACCTGCCGGACGATGCCGTTCCGGCGGCTGACTACCTGTTCTTCAAAACGGCCGACAAACCGGCCGGGAGTGATGCGGCCGACGATGCCGCAGCGATCCTCACCGGATGGCACGCGATCGACGGGGCGCCGCAGCCGGAACTGCCAGGCATCGATCAGGCTAGCTCTTCCGCATCCGGGTGGATGCTCTAA
- a CDS encoding twin-arginine translocation signal domain-containing protein, whose protein sequence is MRTIDKRIRVTRRNFLKSGAAVAGVTALASGTVAVSPSGAWAMTAKHLKPDSMVTLVRMARDLYPHDRLGEVHYARAIEPYDGKAGENGELKRLIEDGVAGLDTAARAKYARPYADVVEEGDRIALLKSIETTPFFQKIRGDMVVALYNQPEVWVKFGYEGSSAEHGGYLERGFDDIDWLKNA, encoded by the coding sequence ATGAGGACCATCGACAAACGGATCAGGGTAACCCGGCGCAATTTTCTGAAATCGGGCGCTGCCGTCGCCGGCGTCACGGCCCTGGCTAGCGGGACCGTCGCGGTCTCCCCGTCCGGCGCCTGGGCGATGACCGCGAAGCATCTCAAGCCGGACAGCATGGTGACCCTGGTCCGGATGGCGCGGGACCTGTACCCGCACGACCGGCTGGGCGAGGTCCATTATGCCCGCGCGATCGAGCCCTATGACGGCAAGGCCGGCGAAAACGGGGAGCTGAAGCGGCTGATCGAGGACGGCGTGGCCGGGCTCGACACCGCGGCCCGGGCCAAGTACGCCCGCCCCTATGCCGATGTCGTCGAGGAGGGCGATCGGATCGCCCTTCTGAAATCGATCGAGACCACCCCGTTCTTCCAGAAGATCCGCGGCGACATGGTCGTGGCGCTCTACAACCAGCCGGAGGTGTGGGTGAAGTTCGGCTACGAAGGGTCCTCCGCCGAACATGGCGGCTACCTGGAACGGGGCTTCGACGACATCGACTGGCTGAAAAACGCCTGA
- a CDS encoding ribbon-helix-helix domain-containing protein, producing MCRVFAMQDPASYACETRAVRLHGHTTSIRLEAEFWAILEEIAGREGLTLSRFLCTLHDEVLQQQGDVPNFASMLRVTCALYLRDPAAHAAAIAGRRMRKINAVVA from the coding sequence ATGTGCAGAGTATTCGCCATGCAGGACCCCGCCTCCTATGCCTGCGAGACGCGGGCCGTCCGGCTTCACGGCCACACGACGAGCATCCGGCTGGAGGCCGAGTTCTGGGCGATCCTGGAGGAGATCGCCGGCCGCGAAGGGCTGACGCTGTCGCGGTTCCTCTGCACCCTTCATGACGAGGTGTTGCAGCAGCAGGGCGACGTGCCGAACTTCGCCTCCATGCTTCGGGTCACCTGCGCGCTGTACCTGCGCGACCCGGCCGCTCATGCGGCGGCGATCGCAGGTCGGCGGATGCGGAAAATCAATGCTGTAGTAGCATGA
- a CDS encoding fatty acid desaturase — protein sequence MPLAGLTILMGFSLQVGYWLTLLLSVPAAFFLVRAFILQHDCGHGSLFKSGWANDALGRCLSVLTMTPYGYWKREHAIHHATSGNLEKRGIGDITTLTVREYLALSRWGRLRYRLYRHPIVLFGIGPAFMFLIRHRIAIGDGTNDRAAWISVLGTNAAILAAFAAASLAFGWVPVLMVWGPVILLAATIGIWMFYVQHQFEGVQWHHEEEWDFHASALDGCSFYDLPRWLHWLTGYIGYHHVHHLSSKIPNYRLRDCHLSIPDLQRVRSLGLIESLKTVSLALWDEDNRRMIRFGDLRERMA from the coding sequence TTGCCGCTCGCCGGGCTGACCATACTGATGGGCTTCAGCCTGCAGGTGGGATACTGGCTGACACTGCTGCTCTCGGTTCCCGCCGCGTTCTTCCTGGTGCGGGCATTCATTCTTCAGCATGACTGCGGTCACGGCAGCCTGTTCAAGTCCGGCTGGGCCAACGACGCGCTCGGGCGCTGCCTCTCCGTGCTGACCATGACCCCCTATGGCTACTGGAAACGCGAGCACGCGATCCACCATGCCACGTCGGGTAACCTGGAAAAGCGCGGGATCGGCGACATCACCACCCTGACCGTCCGCGAATACCTGGCCCTCTCCCGCTGGGGCCGGCTGCGCTACCGGCTGTACCGGCACCCGATCGTGCTGTTCGGCATCGGCCCCGCCTTCATGTTCCTGATCCGTCACCGGATAGCGATCGGGGACGGCACCAACGACCGTGCCGCCTGGATCAGCGTGCTGGGCACCAACGCCGCGATCCTGGCAGCTTTCGCCGCAGCCTCGCTGGCGTTCGGCTGGGTGCCGGTCCTGATGGTCTGGGGACCGGTCATCCTGCTGGCCGCGACGATCGGCATCTGGATGTTCTATGTGCAGCACCAGTTCGAAGGGGTCCAGTGGCACCATGAGGAGGAGTGGGATTTCCACGCCTCGGCACTGGACGGCTGCTCCTTCTACGATCTGCCGCGGTGGCTGCACTGGCTGACCGGATATATCGGCTATCACCACGTCCACCACCTGTCGTCCAAGATCCCGAATTACCGGTTGCGGGATTGCCATCTCTCGATCCCCGATCTCCAGCGCGTCCGCTCCCTCGGCCTGATCGAGAGCTTGAAGACCGTAAGCCTCGCCCTGTGGGATGAAGACAACCGCAGGATGATCCGTTTCGGGGACCTGCGCGAGCGCATGGCCTGA
- a CDS encoding GMC family oxidoreductase, whose amino-acid sequence MAAKFDLNDDGVVVIVGSGAGGGTLGNELAQKGVKVVVLEAGPRVEMEEFVNNEWESFSQISWLDKRTTSGSWRVAKDFAGLPAWIVKAVGGSTIHWAGASLRFQEHEFKTRTHYGELAGANLLDWPVTLAELEPYYAKAEHKMGVTGTSGIPRLPGNNNYKVLAAGAKALGYKEFHTGNMAINPQERDGRAACRQIGFCFQGCKTGAKWSTLMAEIPKGEATGNLEVRSDAQVLKIEHDASGKVTGVLYGDKAGNVMRQKARVVAVAGNSIESPRLLLNSASGMFPDGLANSSGQVGRNYMRHTTGSVYAVFEKPVHMYRGTTMAGIIRDESRFDPSRGFAGGYELETLSLGLPFMAAFLNPGAWGRGFTSALDGYDHMAGMWIVGEDMPQESNRITLHATEKDGFGQPIPNVHFDDHPNDVAMRNHAFRQGSAVYDAVGATRTIHTPPYPSTHNLGTNRMSEKARDGVVNKHGQAHDVKNLFVSDGSQFTTGAACNPTLTIVSLAIRQADFIADRMSKREI is encoded by the coding sequence ATGGCTGCGAAGTTCGACCTCAACGACGACGGCGTCGTGGTGATCGTGGGCTCGGGCGCCGGCGGCGGCACGCTCGGTAACGAGCTGGCCCAGAAGGGCGTCAAGGTGGTGGTGCTGGAAGCGGGACCCCGCGTGGAGATGGAGGAGTTCGTCAACAACGAGTGGGAATCCTTCTCGCAGATCAGCTGGCTCGACAAGCGGACGACGTCGGGAAGCTGGCGCGTCGCCAAGGATTTCGCCGGGCTGCCGGCCTGGATCGTCAAGGCGGTCGGCGGCTCGACCATCCATTGGGCAGGCGCCAGCCTGCGGTTCCAGGAGCACGAGTTCAAGACAAGGACCCATTACGGCGAACTGGCCGGGGCCAACCTGCTGGACTGGCCGGTCACGCTGGCTGAGCTGGAGCCCTACTACGCCAAGGCGGAGCACAAGATGGGCGTGACCGGGACCAGCGGCATCCCCCGCCTGCCCGGCAACAACAACTACAAGGTGCTGGCGGCGGGCGCCAAGGCGCTGGGCTACAAGGAGTTCCACACCGGCAACATGGCGATCAACCCGCAGGAGCGCGACGGCCGGGCGGCATGCCGACAGATCGGCTTCTGCTTCCAGGGCTGCAAGACCGGGGCGAAATGGTCCACCCTGATGGCGGAAATACCCAAGGGCGAGGCGACCGGCAACCTTGAGGTCAGGTCCGACGCCCAGGTCCTGAAGATCGAGCATGACGCCTCGGGCAAGGTGACCGGCGTGCTCTACGGCGACAAGGCCGGCAACGTCATGCGCCAGAAGGCCCGGGTCGTCGCGGTCGCCGGCAACTCGATCGAGAGTCCCCGGCTGCTGCTGAACTCGGCATCCGGCATGTTCCCCGACGGTCTCGCCAACAGTTCCGGCCAGGTCGGGCGCAACTACATGCGCCACACCACCGGATCGGTCTACGCAGTGTTCGAGAAGCCGGTCCACATGTACCGCGGCACGACGATGGCCGGTATCATCCGGGACGAGTCGCGATTCGACCCGTCGCGGGGCTTCGCCGGCGGATACGAACTGGAGACGCTCTCGCTGGGCCTGCCGTTCATGGCGGCGTTCCTCAATCCCGGCGCCTGGGGCCGCGGCTTCACGTCGGCCCTGGACGGCTACGACCACATGGCCGGCATGTGGATCGTGGGCGAGGACATGCCCCAGGAAAGCAACCGCATCACCCTGCACGCGACCGAGAAGGACGGGTTCGGCCAGCCGATCCCGAACGTGCATTTCGACGACCATCCCAACGACGTCGCGATGCGCAACCACGCCTTCCGCCAGGGGTCGGCCGTCTACGACGCGGTGGGAGCCACCCGCACGATCCACACCCCGCCCTACCCTTCCACCCACAATCTCGGGACCAACCGGATGAGCGAGAAGGCGCGGGACGGCGTGGTCAACAAGCACGGGCAGGCGCACGACGTGAAGAACCTGTTCGTGTCCGACGGCAGCCAGTTCACCACCGGGGCCGCCTGCAACCCCACCCTGACCATCGTCTCGCTGGCCATCCGTCAGGCCGATTTCATCGCGGACCGGATGAGCAAGCGCGAGATCTGA
- the lysM gene encoding peptidoglycan-binding protein LysM: MGFFDFVKDAGRKLGIGSDAPTPEELRAEVTKLGLEAKDFTVDVKDDIVTVSGTAPSQEQREKIVLALGNVHGVAKVEDRLTLAEGAAPAAAATPAAANAAPESRFYTVRKGDTLSKVSKEFYGDPNKYQAIFEANRPMLEHPDKIYPGQMLRIP; the protein is encoded by the coding sequence ATGGGCTTCTTCGATTTTGTCAAGGATGCGGGCCGCAAGCTGGGTATCGGCAGCGACGCCCCGACACCGGAAGAGCTGCGCGCCGAAGTCACCAAGCTCGGCCTCGAGGCCAAGGATTTCACGGTCGACGTGAAGGACGACATCGTCACCGTTTCCGGTACCGCCCCGTCGCAGGAGCAGCGCGAGAAGATCGTCCTGGCGCTTGGCAACGTGCATGGCGTCGCGAAGGTGGAGGACCGCCTGACCCTGGCCGAAGGCGCCGCGCCCGCCGCTGCCGCCACTCCGGCGGCCGCCAACGCGGCGCCTGAATCACGCTTCTATACGGTCAGGAAAGGCGACACGCTTTCGAAGGTATCGAAGGAGTTTTATGGGGATCCCAACAAGTATCAGGCGATCTTCGAGGCCAACCGGCCGATGCTGGAGCATCCGGACAAGATCTATCCGGGTCAGATGCTCCGCATTCCCTGA
- a CDS encoding zinc-binding alcohol dehydrogenase family protein: MIHLGDRFMKENKHMKAVGYIESLPISEERSLFDFEAPRPEPGPRDLLVRIEAVSVNPVDTKVRMRRAGTPGQPVILGWDAAGVVEAVGRDATLFKPGDEVFYAGSITRPGSNAEYGLVDERIAGHKPRSLSFTQAAALPLTAITAWECLFDRFRIPIGKAPTDDAILIIGAAGGVGSIAVQLARRLTNLTIIGTASRPETRDWVAASGGHHVIDHSKPLSEELARIGHPTVRYVLSLTHTDKHWAEIVKVLAPQGEITLIDDPASLDVMQIKGKAGTLHIELMFVRAMHETPDMIQQHKLLDEVSALVDEGLIRTTLGQEFGTINAANLRKAHQALESGRSIGKIVLTGF; encoded by the coding sequence ATGATCCATCTCGGCGACAGGTTCATGAAGGAGAACAAGCACATGAAAGCCGTCGGCTACATCGAAAGCCTGCCCATCTCGGAAGAACGCTCCCTGTTCGACTTCGAAGCGCCCAGGCCGGAACCGGGACCGCGCGACCTGCTGGTGCGGATCGAGGCGGTGTCGGTCAATCCCGTCGATACCAAGGTCCGCATGCGACGCGCCGGAACGCCCGGACAGCCGGTGATCCTGGGATGGGATGCCGCCGGCGTGGTGGAGGCGGTCGGGCGTGACGCCACCCTTTTCAAGCCCGGCGACGAGGTCTTCTATGCCGGCAGCATCACCCGCCCGGGCAGCAACGCGGAATACGGACTGGTGGACGAGCGAATCGCCGGCCACAAGCCCAGAAGCCTTTCGTTCACCCAGGCCGCCGCGTTGCCGCTGACCGCCATCACCGCGTGGGAATGCCTGTTCGACCGGTTCCGCATTCCGATCGGCAAGGCACCGACCGACGACGCCATCCTGATCATCGGGGCGGCCGGGGGCGTCGGGTCGATCGCGGTTCAACTCGCCCGCAGGCTGACCAACCTGACCATCATCGGCACGGCCTCCCGGCCGGAAACCAGGGATTGGGTGGCGGCCTCGGGCGGGCATCACGTGATCGACCATTCGAAGCCCCTGTCGGAGGAACTGGCGAGGATCGGGCATCCGACCGTGCGCTACGTCCTGTCCCTGACGCACACCGACAAGCACTGGGCGGAGATCGTCAAGGTGCTGGCCCCGCAGGGCGAGATCACCCTGATCGACGATCCGGCGTCCCTGGACGTCATGCAGATCAAGGGCAAGGCCGGGACCCTTCACATCGAGCTGATGTTCGTCCGCGCCATGCACGAGACGCCCGACATGATCCAGCAGCACAAGCTGCTCGACGAGGTCTCGGCCCTGGTCGACGAGGGACTTATCAGGACCACCCTCGGACAGGAATTCGGCACGATCAATGCCGCGAACCTGCGCAAGGCCCACCAAGCCCTGGAGAGCGGGCGGTCGATCGGCAAGATCGTCCTGACCGGCTTCTAG